Proteins found in one Miscanthus floridulus cultivar M001 chromosome 4, ASM1932011v1, whole genome shotgun sequence genomic segment:
- the LOC136549574 gene encoding uncharacterized protein, producing the protein MEELVEGFAEEILLRLPPGDPVSLLRAATVCRSWCRILSAPGFRRRLGQRHRTAPMLGFLDNRKVAVQDDRFVGYAVGFAPATPFRPRRSEHRDRRVLDSRHGRVLLTSMPWGPELVVWDPVTDDLRELPEVPLPSPITWNAAVVCADYGACDHLVCRRGPFLVVFLDADGAKMRVHVYSSEAGAWSEPSYGPPSPEDGIEMVPSALVGNALSFLIDATNSILKYDLATRNMSVIHLPPNFVSDFKVLMTMGDGGLGFAMVERSTLWVCSMQTDPQGDDFWVPVRSIELGFDADSINNDCVAFAPGAEVLFVGTEDGWFSIDLKSGRVGEQVYCNVWTYALVPYMSFYTPDLHRYGVVPV; encoded by the exons ATGGAGGAGCTGGTGGAGGGGTTCGCTGAGGAGATCCTCCTCCGCTTGCCGCCGGGCGACCCCGTGAGCCTCCTCCGCGCCGCGACCGTATGCAGGAGTTGGTGCCGTATCTTGTCCGCCCCAGGCTTCCGCCGAAGGTTAGGCCAGCGCCACCGCACGGCCCCCATGCTCGGCTTCCTCGACAACCGGAAAGTTGCCGTCCAGGACGACCGCTTCGTAGGCTACGCCGTCGGCTTCGCCCCCGCCACCCCCTTCCGCCCGCGCCGCTCCGAGCACCGCGACCGCCGCGTCCTCGACTCCCGCCACGGCCGCGTCCTCCTCACCAGCATGCCCTGGGGTCCTGAGCTCGTGGTCTGGGACCCCGTCACGGATGACCTGCGGGAACTCCCCGAGGTGCCGCTGCCCTCACCTATCACCTGGAATGCAGCGGTGGTCTGCGCCGACTACGGCGCGTGTGACCACCTCGTTTGCCGTCGCGGGCCCTTCCTCGTCGTCTTCCTGGACGCCGACGGTGCGAAGATGCGTGTGCACGTTTACTCGTCGGAGGCTGGCGCCTGGAGCGAGCCTAGTTATGGCCCTCCGTCCCCAGAAGATGGGATTGAAATGGTTCCTAGTGCCCTTGTTGGTAATGCACTCTCCTTCCTGATTGATGCGACCAACAGCATTCTGAAGTACGATTTGGCCACACGGAATATGTCTGTGATCCACTTGCCCCCCAATTTCGTTTCGGACTTTAAGGTGCTCATGACGATGGGAGATGGTGGGTTGGGTTTTGCAATGGTGGAGAGATCCACGCTCTGGGTCTGCTCAATGCAGACTGACCCCCAGGGAGATGATTTTTGGGTACCAGTCAGATCCATTGAGCTCGGATTTGATGCAGACTCCATTAATAATGATTGTGTTGCCTTTGCACCTGGCGCTGAGGTCCTTTTTGTTGGGACAGAGGATGGTTGGTTCAGTATTGATCTAAAGTCTGGACGGGTGGGGGAACAGGTGTACTGCAATGTTTGGACCTATGCTCTCGTTCCATACATGAGCTTCTACACTCCAG ATCTTCATCGGTATGGTGTGGTTCCTGTCTGA